A single genomic interval of Takifugu flavidus isolate HTHZ2018 chromosome 19, ASM371156v2, whole genome shotgun sequence harbors:
- the sel1l gene encoding protein sel-1 homolog 1 isoform X1 codes for MVSYSTMGYTRYLKTARTFCCLCILLTVFVKGIRAEEDQHYRPELKSYHDPDSEEEDGHHVSEIVAGASVTSSYTVSQIDEEKQTHNDEGEREKVEEEDLPEQPPPVEEKPKEVPVVNGGTADGEPCIFPFLFQKKEYTDCTTDGRGDGRLWCATTYDYNMDKKWGFCETEEQSQQRLQAEEAEQQYQNLLHMLNITTKRSQRRELYEKLLKVAETGHQKSLEKVGYGMLFGDYMNQNINKAKEIFEKLAVEGSPRAQTALGFLYAAGLGVNSSQAKALVYYTFGALGGNLIAHMILGYRYWGGVGVPQSCESALTHYRLVANQVASEVTLTGGTAVQKIRLLDEAENPGSTSGMLEEDLIQYYQFLAEKGDVQAQVGLGQLHLHGGRGVEQNHQRAFDYFTQAANAGNTHAMAFLGKMYSDGSEFLPQNNETALKYFKKASELGNPVGQSGLGMAYLYGRGVPVNYDLALKYFQKAAEQGLVDGQLQLGTMYYNGVGVKRDYKQALKFFNLASQAGHVLAFYYLAQMHATGTGVMRSCHTAVELFKNVCERGRWSERLMTAYGSFREGETDAALVQYLLLAEQGYEVAQSNVAFILDQKGAKIFSENETYPRALLHWTRAAAQGYTVARIKLGDYHYYGYGTDVDYETAVIHYRLASEQQHSAQAMFNLGYMHEKGLGIKQDIHLAKRFYDMAAEASPDAQVPVFLALCKLGLVYTLQYLQDLNLKEFVSQVDLDQLLGPEWDLYLMTVLALLLGTVIAYRQRQHQIIVPPRVPAPAPPPPPPPRAPQEQLQAQAEEHSQAGAEDQGQGETQAPGEEEGQEQ; via the exons ATGGTTAGCTACTCAACAATGGGCTATACGAGGTATTTAAAGACTGCACGGAcgttttgctgtttgtgtatTCTGCTGACAGTCTTCGTCAAAGGAATACGTGCTG AGGAGGATCAACACTACCGACCTGAGCTCAAG TCTTACCATGACCCAgactctgaggaggaagatggccATCATGTTTCAGAAATTGTGGCTGGTGCATCTGTCACCTCCAGTTATACAGTGTCCCAAATAGATGAAGAGAAGCAGACTCACAAtgatgaaggagagagagagaaagtggaggaagaggacctCCCTGAGCAGCCCCCTCCTGTTGAAGAAAAGCCTAAAGAAG TTCCTGTGGTGAATGGAGGCACAGCCGATGGAGAACCTTGTATCTTCcctttcctcttccagaagaagGAATACACAGACTGTACCACTGATGGACGTGGGGACGGGCGGTTGTGGTGCGCCACAACATATGACTATAATATGGATAAAAAGTGGGGTTTCTGTGAGA CGGAGGAGCAGTcacagcagaggctgcaggcgGAGGAGGCCGAGCAGCAGTATCAAAATCTCCTGCACATGCTGAATATCACCAccaagaggagccagaggagaga GTTATATGAGAAACTGCTGAAGGTCGCTGAGACGGGCCACCAGAAATCCCTGGAGAAGGTGGGCTACGGCATGCTGTTCGGAGACTACATGAACCAGAACATCAACAAGGCTAAGGAGATATTTGAAAAGCTCGCCGTGGAGGGCTCGCCCAGAGCTCAGACG GCTCTCGGGTTTTTGTATGCAGCAGGGCTCGGAGTTAACTCGAGTCAGGCCAAG gcttTGGTTTATTACACGTTTGGAGCACTGGGTGGAAACCTGATCGCTCACATGATTCTG GGATACAGATACTGGGGCGGTGTTGGTGTTCCACAGAGCTGCGAGTCGGCGTTAACGCACTACAGGCTCGTGGCAAATCAGG TGGCCAGTGAGGTGACGCTGACAGGAGGTACGGCTGTACAGAAGATCAGGCTTTTGGACGAGGCGGAGAACCCAGGATCTACCAGCGggatgctggaggaggacctgaTCCAGTACTACCAGTTTTTAGCTGAGAAAGGAGACGTACAAGCCCAG GTCGGATTGGGTCAGTTACACCTGCACGGAGGACGTGGAGTGGAGCAGAACCATCAG AGGGCTTTTGACTACTTCACCCAGGCTGCCaatgcaggaaacacacacgccaTGGCGTTCCTCGGCAAG ATGTATTCGGACGGCAGCGAGTTTCTCCCGCAGAATAATGAGACGGCCCTGAAATACTTCAAGAAAGCCTCCGAGTTG GGAAACCCAGTGGGACAGAGCGGCCTTGGCATGGCCTACCTGTATGGAAGAGGCGTCCCAGTG AACTACGATCTGGCGCTGAAATACTTCCAgaaggcagcagagcagggTCTGGTTGATGGACAGCTCCAGTTGGGTACCATGTACTACA ATGGCGTCGGTGTGAAGCGAGATTACAAACAGGCTCTTAAATTCTTCAACCTGGCCTCCCAGGCGGGCCACGTCCTGGCCTTCTACTACTTGGCCCAGATGCATGCCACCGGTACGGGTGTGATGCGTTCCTGCCATACAGCCGTGGAG CTTTTCAAAAACGTGTGTGAACGTGGCCGATGGTCGGAGCGTCTCATGACGGCGTACGGCAGCTTCAGGGAGGGCGAAACGGACGCTGCGCTGGTCCAGTACCTGCTGCTGGCAGAGCAGGGCTACGAGGTGGCTCAGAGCAACGTGGCCTTTATTCTGGATCAGA AAGGTGCGAAGATCTTCAGCGAGAATGAGACCTATCCTCGCGCCCTCCTCCACTGGACAAGAGCTGCAGCACAAG GTTACACTGTAGCAAGGATTAAACTCGGGGACTACCATTATTACGGCTACGGCACTGATGTGGACTACGAGACGGCCGTCATTCATTACAGGCTGGCgtcggagcagcagcacagtgcCCAGGCCATGTTTAACCTGGGTTATATGCACGAGAAAGGCCTGGGCATCAAACAG GACATTCATTTAGCCAAGCGTTTCTACGACATGGCTGCAGAAGCCAGTCCAGATGCCCAGGTCCCAGTTTTTCTGGCTCTGTGCAAGCTCGGTCTGGTTTACACTCTGCAGTACCTGCAGGATCTCAAT TTGAAGGAATTTGTCTCTCAGGTGGACCTGGACCAGCTTCTGGGCCCCGAGTGGGACCTCTACCTCATGACCGTCCTCGCCCTGCTGCTGGGCACAGTCATTGCCTACAGACAGCGGCAGCACCAAATCATAGTACCCCCGCGGGTGCCtgcccccgcccctcccccgcctccacCTCCAAGAGCCCCCCAGGAACAGTTGCAGGCCCAGGCTGAGGAGCACTCGCAGGCGGGGGCcgaggaccagggccagggagAAACGCAAGCCccgggggaagaggaggggcagGAACAGTGA
- the sel1l gene encoding protein sel-1 homolog 1 isoform X3 — MVSYSTMGYTRYLKTARTFCCLCILLTVFVKGIRAEEDQHYRPELKSYHDPDSEEEDGHHVSEIVAGASVTSSYTVSQIDEEKQTHNDEGEREKVEEEDLPEQPPPVEEKPKEVPVVNGGTADGEPCIFPFLFQKKEYTDCTTDGRGDGRLWCATTYDYNMDKKWGFCETEEQSQQRLQAEEAEQQYQNLLHMLNITTKRSQRRELYEKLLKVAETGHQKSLEKVGYGMLFGDYMNQNINKAKEIFEKLAVEGSPRAQTALGFLYAAGLGVNSSQAKALVYYTFGALGGNLIAHMILGYRYWGGVGVPQSCESALTHYRLVANQVASEVTLTGGTAVQKIRLLDEAENPGSTSGMLEEDLIQYYQFLAEKGDVQAQVGLGQLHLHGGRGVEQNHQRAFDYFTQAANAGNTHAMAFLGKMYSDGSEFLPQNNETALKYFKKASELGNPVGQSGLGMAYLYGRGVPVNYDLALKYFQKAAEQGLVDGQLQLGTMYYNGVGVKRDYKQALKFFNLASQAGHVLAFYYLAQMHATGTGVMRSCHTAVELFKNVCERGRWSERLMTAYGSFREGETDAALVQYLLLAEQGYEVAQSNVAFILDQKGAKIFSENETYPRALLHWTRAAAQGYTVARIKLGDYHYYGYGTDVDYETAVIHYRLASEQQHSAQAMFNLGYMHEKGLGIKQDIHLAKRFYDMAAEASPDAQVPVFLALCKLGLVYTLQYLQDLNVDLDQLLGPEWDLYLMTVLALLLGTVIAYRQRQHQIIVPPRVPAPAPPPPPPPRAPQEQLQAQAEEHSQAGAEDQGQGETQAPGEEEGQEQ; from the exons ATGGTTAGCTACTCAACAATGGGCTATACGAGGTATTTAAAGACTGCACGGAcgttttgctgtttgtgtatTCTGCTGACAGTCTTCGTCAAAGGAATACGTGCTG AGGAGGATCAACACTACCGACCTGAGCTCAAG TCTTACCATGACCCAgactctgaggaggaagatggccATCATGTTTCAGAAATTGTGGCTGGTGCATCTGTCACCTCCAGTTATACAGTGTCCCAAATAGATGAAGAGAAGCAGACTCACAAtgatgaaggagagagagagaaagtggaggaagaggacctCCCTGAGCAGCCCCCTCCTGTTGAAGAAAAGCCTAAAGAAG TTCCTGTGGTGAATGGAGGCACAGCCGATGGAGAACCTTGTATCTTCcctttcctcttccagaagaagGAATACACAGACTGTACCACTGATGGACGTGGGGACGGGCGGTTGTGGTGCGCCACAACATATGACTATAATATGGATAAAAAGTGGGGTTTCTGTGAGA CGGAGGAGCAGTcacagcagaggctgcaggcgGAGGAGGCCGAGCAGCAGTATCAAAATCTCCTGCACATGCTGAATATCACCAccaagaggagccagaggagaga GTTATATGAGAAACTGCTGAAGGTCGCTGAGACGGGCCACCAGAAATCCCTGGAGAAGGTGGGCTACGGCATGCTGTTCGGAGACTACATGAACCAGAACATCAACAAGGCTAAGGAGATATTTGAAAAGCTCGCCGTGGAGGGCTCGCCCAGAGCTCAGACG GCTCTCGGGTTTTTGTATGCAGCAGGGCTCGGAGTTAACTCGAGTCAGGCCAAG gcttTGGTTTATTACACGTTTGGAGCACTGGGTGGAAACCTGATCGCTCACATGATTCTG GGATACAGATACTGGGGCGGTGTTGGTGTTCCACAGAGCTGCGAGTCGGCGTTAACGCACTACAGGCTCGTGGCAAATCAGG TGGCCAGTGAGGTGACGCTGACAGGAGGTACGGCTGTACAGAAGATCAGGCTTTTGGACGAGGCGGAGAACCCAGGATCTACCAGCGggatgctggaggaggacctgaTCCAGTACTACCAGTTTTTAGCTGAGAAAGGAGACGTACAAGCCCAG GTCGGATTGGGTCAGTTACACCTGCACGGAGGACGTGGAGTGGAGCAGAACCATCAG AGGGCTTTTGACTACTTCACCCAGGCTGCCaatgcaggaaacacacacgccaTGGCGTTCCTCGGCAAG ATGTATTCGGACGGCAGCGAGTTTCTCCCGCAGAATAATGAGACGGCCCTGAAATACTTCAAGAAAGCCTCCGAGTTG GGAAACCCAGTGGGACAGAGCGGCCTTGGCATGGCCTACCTGTATGGAAGAGGCGTCCCAGTG AACTACGATCTGGCGCTGAAATACTTCCAgaaggcagcagagcagggTCTGGTTGATGGACAGCTCCAGTTGGGTACCATGTACTACA ATGGCGTCGGTGTGAAGCGAGATTACAAACAGGCTCTTAAATTCTTCAACCTGGCCTCCCAGGCGGGCCACGTCCTGGCCTTCTACTACTTGGCCCAGATGCATGCCACCGGTACGGGTGTGATGCGTTCCTGCCATACAGCCGTGGAG CTTTTCAAAAACGTGTGTGAACGTGGCCGATGGTCGGAGCGTCTCATGACGGCGTACGGCAGCTTCAGGGAGGGCGAAACGGACGCTGCGCTGGTCCAGTACCTGCTGCTGGCAGAGCAGGGCTACGAGGTGGCTCAGAGCAACGTGGCCTTTATTCTGGATCAGA AAGGTGCGAAGATCTTCAGCGAGAATGAGACCTATCCTCGCGCCCTCCTCCACTGGACAAGAGCTGCAGCACAAG GTTACACTGTAGCAAGGATTAAACTCGGGGACTACCATTATTACGGCTACGGCACTGATGTGGACTACGAGACGGCCGTCATTCATTACAGGCTGGCgtcggagcagcagcacagtgcCCAGGCCATGTTTAACCTGGGTTATATGCACGAGAAAGGCCTGGGCATCAAACAG GACATTCATTTAGCCAAGCGTTTCTACGACATGGCTGCAGAAGCCAGTCCAGATGCCCAGGTCCCAGTTTTTCTGGCTCTGTGCAAGCTCGGTCTGGTTTACACTCTGCAGTACCTGCAGGATCTCAAT GTGGACCTGGACCAGCTTCTGGGCCCCGAGTGGGACCTCTACCTCATGACCGTCCTCGCCCTGCTGCTGGGCACAGTCATTGCCTACAGACAGCGGCAGCACCAAATCATAGTACCCCCGCGGGTGCCtgcccccgcccctcccccgcctccacCTCCAAGAGCCCCCCAGGAACAGTTGCAGGCCCAGGCTGAGGAGCACTCGCAGGCGGGGGCcgaggaccagggccagggagAAACGCAAGCCccgggggaagaggaggggcagGAACAGTGA
- the sel1l gene encoding protein sel-1 homolog 1 isoform X2 encodes MVSYSTMGYTRYLKTARTFCCLCILLTVFVKGIRAEEDQHYRPELKSYHDPDSEEEDGHHVSEIVAGASVTSSYTVSQIDEEKQTHNDEGEREKVEEEDLPEQPPPVEEKPKEVPVVNGGTADGEPCIFPFLFQKKEYTDCTTDGRGDGRLWCATTYDYNMDKKWGFCETEEQSQQRLQAEEAEQQYQNLLHMLNITTKRSQRRELYEKLLKVAETGHQKSLEKVGYGMLFGDYMNQNINKAKEIFEKLAVEGSPRAQTALGFLYAAGLGVNSSQAKALVYYTFGALGGNLIAHMILGYRYWGGVGVPQSCESALTHYRLVANQVASEVTLTGGTAVQKIRLLDEAENPGSTSGMLEEDLIQYYQFLAEKGDVQAQVGLGQLHLHGGRGVEQNHQRAFDYFTQAANAGNTHAMAFLGKMYSDGSEFLPQNNETALKYFKKASELGNPVGQSGLGMAYLYGRGVPVNYDLALKYFQKAAEQGLVDGQLQLGTMYYNGVGVKRDYKQALKFFNLASQAGHVLAFYYLAQMHATGTGVMRSCHTAVELFKNVCERGRWSERLMTAYGSFREGETDAALVQYLLLAEQGYEVAQSNVAFILDQSAKIFSENETYPRALLHWTRAAAQGYTVARIKLGDYHYYGYGTDVDYETAVIHYRLASEQQHSAQAMFNLGYMHEKGLGIKQDIHLAKRFYDMAAEASPDAQVPVFLALCKLGLVYTLQYLQDLNLKEFVSQVDLDQLLGPEWDLYLMTVLALLLGTVIAYRQRQHQIIVPPRVPAPAPPPPPPPRAPQEQLQAQAEEHSQAGAEDQGQGETQAPGEEEGQEQ; translated from the exons ATGGTTAGCTACTCAACAATGGGCTATACGAGGTATTTAAAGACTGCACGGAcgttttgctgtttgtgtatTCTGCTGACAGTCTTCGTCAAAGGAATACGTGCTG AGGAGGATCAACACTACCGACCTGAGCTCAAG TCTTACCATGACCCAgactctgaggaggaagatggccATCATGTTTCAGAAATTGTGGCTGGTGCATCTGTCACCTCCAGTTATACAGTGTCCCAAATAGATGAAGAGAAGCAGACTCACAAtgatgaaggagagagagagaaagtggaggaagaggacctCCCTGAGCAGCCCCCTCCTGTTGAAGAAAAGCCTAAAGAAG TTCCTGTGGTGAATGGAGGCACAGCCGATGGAGAACCTTGTATCTTCcctttcctcttccagaagaagGAATACACAGACTGTACCACTGATGGACGTGGGGACGGGCGGTTGTGGTGCGCCACAACATATGACTATAATATGGATAAAAAGTGGGGTTTCTGTGAGA CGGAGGAGCAGTcacagcagaggctgcaggcgGAGGAGGCCGAGCAGCAGTATCAAAATCTCCTGCACATGCTGAATATCACCAccaagaggagccagaggagaga GTTATATGAGAAACTGCTGAAGGTCGCTGAGACGGGCCACCAGAAATCCCTGGAGAAGGTGGGCTACGGCATGCTGTTCGGAGACTACATGAACCAGAACATCAACAAGGCTAAGGAGATATTTGAAAAGCTCGCCGTGGAGGGCTCGCCCAGAGCTCAGACG GCTCTCGGGTTTTTGTATGCAGCAGGGCTCGGAGTTAACTCGAGTCAGGCCAAG gcttTGGTTTATTACACGTTTGGAGCACTGGGTGGAAACCTGATCGCTCACATGATTCTG GGATACAGATACTGGGGCGGTGTTGGTGTTCCACAGAGCTGCGAGTCGGCGTTAACGCACTACAGGCTCGTGGCAAATCAGG TGGCCAGTGAGGTGACGCTGACAGGAGGTACGGCTGTACAGAAGATCAGGCTTTTGGACGAGGCGGAGAACCCAGGATCTACCAGCGggatgctggaggaggacctgaTCCAGTACTACCAGTTTTTAGCTGAGAAAGGAGACGTACAAGCCCAG GTCGGATTGGGTCAGTTACACCTGCACGGAGGACGTGGAGTGGAGCAGAACCATCAG AGGGCTTTTGACTACTTCACCCAGGCTGCCaatgcaggaaacacacacgccaTGGCGTTCCTCGGCAAG ATGTATTCGGACGGCAGCGAGTTTCTCCCGCAGAATAATGAGACGGCCCTGAAATACTTCAAGAAAGCCTCCGAGTTG GGAAACCCAGTGGGACAGAGCGGCCTTGGCATGGCCTACCTGTATGGAAGAGGCGTCCCAGTG AACTACGATCTGGCGCTGAAATACTTCCAgaaggcagcagagcagggTCTGGTTGATGGACAGCTCCAGTTGGGTACCATGTACTACA ATGGCGTCGGTGTGAAGCGAGATTACAAACAGGCTCTTAAATTCTTCAACCTGGCCTCCCAGGCGGGCCACGTCCTGGCCTTCTACTACTTGGCCCAGATGCATGCCACCGGTACGGGTGTGATGCGTTCCTGCCATACAGCCGTGGAG CTTTTCAAAAACGTGTGTGAACGTGGCCGATGGTCGGAGCGTCTCATGACGGCGTACGGCAGCTTCAGGGAGGGCGAAACGGACGCTGCGCTGGTCCAGTACCTGCTGCTGGCAGAGCAGGGCTACGAGGTGGCTCAGAGCAACGTGGCCTTTATTCTGGATCAGA GTGCGAAGATCTTCAGCGAGAATGAGACCTATCCTCGCGCCCTCCTCCACTGGACAAGAGCTGCAGCACAAG GTTACACTGTAGCAAGGATTAAACTCGGGGACTACCATTATTACGGCTACGGCACTGATGTGGACTACGAGACGGCCGTCATTCATTACAGGCTGGCgtcggagcagcagcacagtgcCCAGGCCATGTTTAACCTGGGTTATATGCACGAGAAAGGCCTGGGCATCAAACAG GACATTCATTTAGCCAAGCGTTTCTACGACATGGCTGCAGAAGCCAGTCCAGATGCCCAGGTCCCAGTTTTTCTGGCTCTGTGCAAGCTCGGTCTGGTTTACACTCTGCAGTACCTGCAGGATCTCAAT TTGAAGGAATTTGTCTCTCAGGTGGACCTGGACCAGCTTCTGGGCCCCGAGTGGGACCTCTACCTCATGACCGTCCTCGCCCTGCTGCTGGGCACAGTCATTGCCTACAGACAGCGGCAGCACCAAATCATAGTACCCCCGCGGGTGCCtgcccccgcccctcccccgcctccacCTCCAAGAGCCCCCCAGGAACAGTTGCAGGCCCAGGCTGAGGAGCACTCGCAGGCGGGGGCcgaggaccagggccagggagAAACGCAAGCCccgggggaagaggaggggcagGAACAGTGA